CCGAGCCGATGCGGCGCGGATCGGCGGCATGGACCGCCAGACGCTGCGCGACTGGGTGCACCGGTTCAACGCGGCCGGGCCCGACGGTCTTCCCGATCAATGGTCGGCGGGGCCAACGTCGCGGTTGTCCGCCGAGCAGCAGGCCGACCTGGCCGCCATCGTCGAAAAGGGTCCGGACCGCGCCGTTGACGGCGTCGTCCGCTGGCGGCGCATCGACCTGAAGCGCGTCATCAGGGAGCGTTTCGGCGTCCACTACGACACGCGCTATATTGGCAAGCTGCTGCACAAGCTCGGCTTCTCCCACATCAGCGCGCGCCCGCAGCATCCGGCGCAAGACGCCCATGTCGTCGAGGAGTTCAAAAAAAACTGGTCTCGCACGCTGAAGGCGCATCTTTGCGACCTGCGGCCGCGCACGAAGGTGGAGCTGTGGTTCCAAGACGAAGCCCGCATCGGCCAGAAGAACGGCATCGTGCGGCAATGGGCGCGTCGCGGAACGCGGCCGCGCCAGCCAGCCGACCAGCGCTACAAGAGCGCCTACCTGTTCGGCGCAATCTGCCCGGCGCGTGGCATCGGCGCTGCTCTCGCGCTGCCCTTTGCCGACACCGAGGCCATGCAACTCCATATCGACGAGATCAGCCGGCACGTCGAGAAAGGCGCCCATGCCGTGCTCGTCATGGACCGCGCCGGATGGCACACCACCGCCAAGCTCACGATGCCGAAAAACATCACCGCGATCTTCCTGCCGTCGCGGGCGCCGGAGCTGAACCCGGTCGAGAACGTCTGGCAATACCTGCGACAGAACTGGCTGCGGCGCGACAATCAACGTGAG
Above is a genomic segment from Mesorhizobium sp. containing:
- a CDS encoding IS630 family transposase, translating into MGSAVKVRDDYSAVELRRLARVAKDVRQSSRLLAIAAVLDGMSRADAARIGGMDRQTLRDWVHRFNAAGPDGLPDQWSAGPTSRLSAEQQADLAAIVEKGPDRAVDGVVRWRRIDLKRVIRERFGVHYDTRYIGKLLHKLGFSHISARPQHPAQDAHVVEEFKKNWSRTLKAHLCDLRPRTKVELWFQDEARIGQKNGIVRQWARRGTRPRQPADQRYKSAYLFGAICPARGIGAALALPFADTEAMQLHIDEISRHVEKGAHAVLVMDRAGWHTTAKLTMPKNITAIFLPSRAPELNPVENVWQYLRQNWLRRDNQRESAASIRMRMPAGWNAGRA